The sequence GCAGGTGGATGTGCGGGAAGATTTCCTCCATGCCCATGCCCTTCATGCGGCCATATTCGGCAATTTCGCGGATGACGGTGGTGATGTCGCGGTTGGATTCGTTGGCCATCAGCGAACCGATGCACATGTTCACGCCGCACCCGTGGTCGAGCAGGAACTTGTAGCCGTCCGAGCCGCCGACGGCGCGCGGCGTGCCGAGAAACGGCGTAAAGGCCGGATCGTCGGCGTGGCAGCAGAGGCGCACCCCGGCGGCGTTGGCCACCGGCACGACGGCATCGAGGAAATAGGCGATGTGCTCCTGGAGCACCTCGACCGACATGCCTTCGTATTTCGCGACGGCGGCGCGGAAATCGTCGAGCGTGAAGCCCTCCTGCGCGCCGGGCAGGCCGGCGGTGATCATGGCGATGAGCTCTGCTTGCCGCTCGGGGCTATTGGCCAGATAGGCGTCCCAATATTTGCGGGCCTCCGCCACTTCGGCCTTGGTGAATGAGCCGTCGTCGATGTAGGCCTGCTCGTTGTCGTGGCGTTTGAGCAGGTAGAGGTCGAAGGCGGCGAAGGCGGAGTGGATATATTTCAGCGTTTTGGAGCCATCGGGCAGGGTGGTGATGCTCGTGCGCGTCCAGTCGGCCACCAGCATGAAGTTGCCGACCACGTTCTTGACGCCGAACCGGCCAAGGTTTTGCAGGCTGGTTTTATAGTTTTGGATGTGCTCTTCGCGGTTGGGGCTGCCGTTTTTGATGTCCTCGGTGAAAACCAGGCTCTCGGCGGTGTCCCAGACGAGGCCGGTGCGCTCGCCGTTGATGGTGTACCACTGGAACCGTTTCATGCCCTCCAGTTCGGCCGGCGCCTCCGGGTGGGGCAGGAATTCCACCTCGATTTTACGCGTGGCCACCTCGTTCTCCGTCCAGATTTCCCCCGCCGGAATGTGGTGGAGGGCGGTGATGATATTGGTTACGCCAGGGGTTTGTTGGATATTCCTTATGGAAACCTCATCTTCTCGCCCGAACCAGCGCATGCCGGCCCGGACACGTTCCCGGTTCCAGTTTTGGTTGAAAATCTCGCTCATGGCCTCGTCCTTCCTTCCATAATTCGTAACATGTCGTGCCTGATGGGGCTTTGTTTGCCCTTTGTTCAGCGTTTATTTGCGTATCTTGAGTCCTGTTTAGGCGGTTGGTAAAACGGCGGCAATATCGAGGGGTGGCTGTTAAAAATCAATGTTTTTCCTTGTCAAAATATCAACAAAAGCGTTTTCTCAAACCATTGAGGAGTAGGTTCCCGCCGTATGTTACAGCCTGTGCTGACAGGTCGGTTGGAGGCTGTTAATAACTTGTTAATGGAGGGAAAACCTCCGGAGGAGAGTGCGATGGCTGAGAAAGCATCAAAAAAATATGCCATGTTGGTCCCGACCAGCATGGGAGTTCGTTTAACGCCGGTCGATTCACAACCGTTCCACTGTTCCGACACCTTTAAAATGCAGGCAACCAGCGCCGAAAGCAATGTGGCCAGCGTCTCCTCCTTTCTGGGGTTGCGCGTCAAAGTGTTGACCGCGTTCGTCACCAATAGCCCCGTATCGCACTTCATCAAGGACAACCTCGGCAGCCGCCGCATGGACTTCGAGGGGCCCGAGTTCGAGCAGGGCGATCCGTGGGGCTATCGCCACCAGATCAACATGGCCGACAGCGGCTGGGGATCCCGCGGGCCGCGGGTGCAGAACGACCGCGCCGGCGAGGTGGGCCGCGAACTTTGCGCCGATGATTTCGACCTCGACCGGATCTTCGGCGAAGAAGGGGTGGAAATCGTCCACCTTTCGGGGCTCATTGCGGCGCTTTCGCCCAAGACCAGCCAGTTCTGCCTCGATATCGCCCGGGCGGCCAAAGCCCACGGCAGTAAAATCTCGTTCGACCTCAACTATCGCGCCAGCTTTTGGAAAGGCCGTGAGGATGAGCTAAGCAAGGCCTTCCATGAAATTGCTGATGCCAGCGACATCCTGATCGGCAACGAAGAGGATTTCCAGCTCTGCCTCGGCATCGAGGGGCCGGAATCCGGCGGTGAAGGGCTGGACGGGAAGATCGACGGTTTCAAGGAAATGATCGGCCGCGTCCAGGCCGCCTATCCGAACGCCCGCTATTTTGCCACGACGCTGCGGGAGGTCATCTCCGCAAACGCCCACATGTGGGGCGCGCTGGTGACCGATGGCAACGAGTGGGAAATCATCCTGCCGCGCGAGATTGGTGTGCTGGACCGCATTGGCGGTGGTGACGGCTTTGTTGGAGGGCTGCTCTACGGCATACTCAAGGGCTGGGACGTGCAAAAGTGCGCCCGGTTCGGCTGGGCCAGCGGGGCGCTGGCGGCAACCATGCTGACCGACTATGCCCAACCGGCGGACGAGGAGCAGCTGTGGAGTATTTGGGAAGGCAACGCACGGGTTAAACGTTAACATTTAAGGAGAGAAGAGAATGTCTAAAGCAGATATCGGATTGATTGGTTTGGCGGTAATGGGCGAGAACCTCGTCCTCAACATGGAAAGCAAGGGTTTCACGGTGGCGGTGTTCAACCGGACGGTGGAAAAGGTCGATAAGTTTGTTTCCGGCCGCGGCGCGGGCAAAAACTTCATCGGTTGCCACAGCATCGAAGAGCTCTGCGCCAGCCTGGAGACGCCCCGTAAGTTGATGATGCTCGTCAAGGCCGGCGATGCCGTCGATGCATTCATCGAGCAGGTGATTCCCCACCTCGAAGAGGGCGACATCATCATCGACGGCGGAAACTCGCACTTCCCCGACACGATCCGCCGCACCGAGTATGTCGAAAGCAAAGGCCTGCTCTACATCGGCACCGGTGTCTCCGGCGGCGAAGAGGGGGCGTTGCTCGGCCCGTCGATCATGCCCGGCGGTTCCGCCAAGGCGTGGGAATCGGTTAAGCCGATCTTCCAGAAAATCTCCGCCCAGACCGATGCCGGCGAACCCTGCTGCGAATGGGTGGGCAACGACGGCGCCGGCCACTTCGTCAAGATGGTGCACAACGGCATCGAATACGGCGACATGCAGATGATCTGCGAAACCTACCAGATGATGAAGGAAGGCCTCGGCCTCTCCAACGAGGAGATGCACCAGGTGTTCACCGAATGGAACGAGTCCGAACTCGATTCCTATCTCATCGAAATCACCCGCGATATCCTTGGCTACAAGACCGAGGACGGCGAGGCGGTCATCGACCAGATCCTCGACACCGCCGGCCAAAAGGGCACCGGCAAATGGACGGCGGTTTCCGCACTCGATTGCGGCCAGCCGCTCACGCTGATCGGTGAGGCCGTGTTTGCGCGCTGCCTCTCGGCGCTCAAGGACGAACGCGTGGCCGCTTCCAAGGTTTTGAGTGGCCCCGAGGTTGCGTTCGATGGCGACAAAACCGCGCTGGTTGCGGATCTGAAACAGGCGCTCTACGCCTCGAAGATCGTTTCCTACGCCCAGGGCTACCAGCTCATGCGTGCCGCGGCGGAGGAATACAACTGGACGCTCAACAACGGTGAGATTGCGCTGATGTGGCGCGGCGGCTGCATCATCCGCTCGGTCTTCCTGGGCAAGATCAAGGAGGCGTTCGACACCAATCCGGATCTCGTCAACCTGCTGCTCGACCCGTTCTTCAAGGACGCGGTTGAAAATGCGCAGGCCGCCTGGCGCCGCGTCATCATGAAGTCGGTTGAACTCGGCATCCCGATGCCGGCCATCGGTGCGGCACTGGCCTATTTCGATGGCTACCGCTCCGCGCGCCTCCCGGCCAACCTGCTGCAGGCGCAGCGCGACTATTTCGGCGCGCACACCTACGAGCGTCTGGATAAGCCGCGCGGCGAATTCTTCCACACCAACTGGACCGGCCGCGGCGGCGACACCGCCGCTTCCACCTACATCGCGTAGGATCGAACCACTAATCGACACTAATCTTCACTAATTCCTTCAGAACAGGATTAGTGTCGATTAGTGAAGATTAGTGGTTAAAACATTTTGAGGATATGCCTGATGATTAGTTCTTTTGGAGAGAACGTTTCAATCCAGTCCGACGAGTTGCGCGGGCTGGTTTCCGAATGCTTGGAAAAGGCGGGGGAGCTGAAGAAGGTTTTGCTTCTTCCGCCCGACCATACCCGCCTCAATTCGATGGCGGGGCCGATCACCGCCATGGTGTATGAGCGGCTCGTGGGCGAAGGGGTTGAGGTGGACATCCTGCCGACGCTCGGCACCCATAACCCGATGACCGAAGCGCAGCTGCGCATGATGTTCGGCGATGATATTCCGTTGGATGCGTTTAAGGTACACGACTGGCGAAACGAGGTCGTCCGCAAGGGGCTCGTCGAAGGCGAAATGCTCTCCGAGCTTTCGGGCGGGAAGGTGGACTACACCGTCGGTGTCGAGGTCAACCGGATGCTGTTCGCTGGCTACGACCTGATTCTCTCCATCGGCCAGGTGGTGCCGCACGAGGTGGTCGGCATGGCCAACTACACCAAGAACATCGTGGTCGGCGCGGGCGGTTCGGACATCATCAACAAATCGCATTTCCTCGGCGCGGTGGCGGGCATTGAAAACATTCTTGGCCAAACCGATTCCCCGGTGCGCCGCCTGTTCAACCATGCGGTCGAAACCTACCTTTCCGAGCTGCCGATCACCTACATGCTGACGGTGATGGAGCAGGATTATGCCACTCGCGAAATGCACATGCGCGGCTTCTATGCCGGCGACGATGTCTCCGTTTTCGAGGAGGCCTGCAAGCTGGCGCGCGCGGTGAACATTACGCTGCTCGACCGCGAGCCGAAGAAGGTGGTGGTCTATCTCGATCCGCACGAGTTCCAAAGCACGTGGCTCGGCAACAAGGCGGTGTACCGCACGCGCATGGCGATTGCCGACGGGGGCGAGCTGATCGTGCTGGCCCCGGCGCTCAAGGAGTTCGGCGAGGATCCAACCATCGACAAGCTGATCCGCAAGTTTGGCTATTGCGGAACCCCCACCACGCTGAAACACGTTGAGGAAGACGAAGAACTCCGCAACAACCTCGGCGCCGCGGCGCACTTGATCCACGGCTCGTCGGAGGGGCGCTTCGGGATCACCTATTGCCCCGGCAAGGATCTCTCTTTGGACGAAGTCCGTTCCGTCGGTTTCAAGGCCGTTGCCTTCGACGAGATGGCCGCGCGCTACAATCCGGAAGAACTCAGGGACGGTTGGAACATGATGCCGGACGGCGAAGAGATCTTTTATATTTCCAACCCGGCACTCGGCCTGTGGGCCTATAAGGAAAAATTTTCATGAACCAAACCAATATTGGAATGATCGGCCTGGGCGTGATGGGTTCAAACCTCGCGCGCAACATGGTGTCGAAGGGATTCTCCGTTTCGTGCTACGACTGGGACGAGTCGCTGCGCCAGGGATTTGCTTCGAAGTTCACCGATGGTTTTGTGCATGCAGAGAGTCTGAAGGCCTTTGTCGGGTCGATTGAGCGCCCGCGCAAAATCATGATCATGATCAAGGCCGGCTCGCCGGTCGATTCGGTGCTGGGCGAGCTGGCGCCGCTGCTGGAGGAAGGCGACGTCGTGATCGATGGCGGAAACTCCCAGTGGGAAGACACGGAGCGGCGCATTGCGTTTTGCGAAGGACAGGGTTTGCTGTTTGTTGGTTGCGGGGTGTCCGGCGGCGAAGAGGGCGCGCTCAACGGGCCGGCGCTGATGCCTGGCGGTTCCGTTGGTGCGTGGGAACTGATCAAGCCGATCTTTGAAGCGATTGCCGCTCGCACCCGGAAGGGTGCGGTATGTGTCAACTGGATCGGCCAGGGTGGTTCCGGCCATTTCGTGAAAATGGTTCACAATGGCATCGAATACGGCGACATGCAGATGATCTGCGAAACCTATCAGGTAATGCGCGACGGACTCGGCATGTCTAACATGGCCATGTCGGAGGTCTTCGGCCGCTGGAACCGAGGAAAACTCGATTCCTACCTGATCGAAATTACCCGCGATATTCTGGCATATGAAGATGAAAACGGAGTCTGCCCCGTGGACTATATTCTCGATGCCGCGGGCCAGAAAGGAACCGGCAAGTGGACGCTGATTGCGGCGCTGGACGCCGGCGAGCCGTTACCGCTGATTGGCGAAGCGGTATTTGCACGCTGCCTCTCCGCGCTGAAGGCGGACCGCGAGGAAGCTTCAAAAATACTGATCGGGCCCAAAACCATCCTTGATGTGGCTCCCGAGGATTTTGTGATGGAGGTCAAGGAGGCGCTGTACGGGTCTAAAATCATTTCCTATGCGCAGGGGTTCCAGCTGATCCAGCAGGTCTCCATGGATCGCGGCTGGCAGATTGATCTTGCGGGGCTGGCTCAGCTCTGGCGGGGCGGCTGCATTATCCGCTCGACGCTGCTGCGTACCATCAAGGAAGCGTTCGAGCGTGATCCGGCGTTGTCGAACCTGCTGCTGGATCCGTTGATTTCCGAATCCGTGGGCGAAGCGCAGGTGCACTGGCGCGATGCCGTGGCCCGCATGACGCGCGTCGGAATTGCTTCGCCGGCGATGAGTTCTGCACTGTCGTACTACGACGGCTTCCGCACGGCACGCGGCTCGGCCAACCTGTTACAGGCACAACGCGACTATTTCGGCGCACACACCTACGAGCGCACCGACAAGCCGCGCGGTCAATTTTTCCACACCCAATGGTTTTAATGGACGAGGAGTTTCCCCAATGAAAAAATTCATGGATGCAGATTTTCTGCTGCACACGAAGACCGCGATCAAGCTCTACCACGAGCACGCGGAAAACATGCCAATCTACGACTACCACTGCCACCTGCCGCCGCAGGAGGTGGCCTGCGACAAGCAGTACGACAACATTGGCGAGTGCTGGCTCGGCGGCGACCACTACAAATGGCGCGGCATGCGCACCAACGGCGTCGCCGAAAAATACTGCACGGGCGATGCCTCCTGGCGCGAAAAGTTCCAGAAATGGGCGGAGACCGTTCCGCAAACCCTGCGCAACCCGCTCTACCATTGGACGCATCTGGAATTGCAACGCTATTTCGGCATCGATACGCTGCTGGGCCCGGCGACCGCCGAAGAAATCTACGAGGAGTGCTCCGCCAAGCTGCGCACGCCGGAATTCAGCGCCAAGAACCTCATGCGCACGATGAAGGTCAAGCTGGCCTGCACCACCGACGATCCCATCGACGATCTCGAGTGGCATAAGCAGATCGCCGCCGATGGCTTCGAGGCCAAGGTGCTGCCCACCTTCCGCCCCGACAGGGCCATGAACCTGTCGGATACCGCCGTGTGGAAAAACTATATCCAGCAACTCGAAGACGCATCCGAGCTCACGATCGTGAGCACGGATGCGCTGCTGGAGGCGGTTGACAAGCGGCATGCCTATTTCCATTCGGTCGGTTGCCGCCTTTCCGACCATGGCGTGGCCTATGTTCCGGATGCGCAGGCGGGGAGCGCCGAGCTGGAGTCGGTTTTCCGGCGGGCACTGGCCGGGGAGGCGATTGCACTGGAGGAGCGCGAAAAGTTCGAGGCGTGGTTCCTCTATGAAGTTGGCAAGATGAACCACCAGCGGGGATGGGCCCAGCAGTTCCACGTGGGCGTGTTCCGCAACAACAATAGTCGTTTGTTCAAGGCGCTGGGGCCGGACACGGGATTTGATTCGATTGCCGACTATCGCCAGGGTCCGGGGTTGATTCGTCTGCTGGACCGCCTGGATTCTTCGAACCAACTCGCGAAGACCGTTCTTTACAATATCCATCCGGGCGACAACGAGCTGATGGCCACGATGATCGGGAACTATCAGGACGGTTCCTGCCCCGGAAAGATGCAGTTCGGTTCCGGTTGGTGGTTCCTTGATCAGAAGGACGGCATGGAAAAGCAGATGAACGCGCTCTCGAACCTTGGTTTGCTCAGCCGCTTTGTCGGCATGCTTACGGACTCGCGAAGCTTCCTTTCCTACCCGCGCCACGAATATTTCCGCCGCATCCTATGCAACCTGATCGGCAACGATGTGGAGAACGGGGAGATCCCGGCCGACATGGAGCTGCTCGGCCAGATGGTGGAAAACATTTGCTACAACAACGCCGCCGAATATTTCGGCATTGATTTGTAGGGTCAGGGCTGGGGTTGCCGAACCTGGGTGTGGATGCGGTTGACGGTGGACTGCATGTTGTTGACCGAGTTGTCCAGCTTGGAGACGGCGCGCTGCATGGTTTCCACATCGGCCTCCATGGCATCGACCGAATAGCGGACGTCGTCGACCGACATGCGCATGCTGGCAACCTGGTGGTAGGTTGCGGCCTCGCTCATGGTCGTGCGTTGCTGGATGAGTGTGAGGGTGACCACGATCATCCAAAGCACAACCACGACGCTCTTCCAGTTTTCCTTCAGAAAGATCGAGGACTTGTCGATGTTGCTGGCAATCTTGTCTGCTAGGTGTGTAACGTTCATGCAACCTCCGCTAAATCCCCATGCACTCGCAAGTTGTGTGCCGATTATGGATTTTCCTGCTCCTGTTCCTCGAGAAAAGGAACTATATCCAGCCGGGAAGTGTTCGTTAAAGGAAAAATACGGAAGAATCGGTGCGGATTCGCTTTACGGGAGCTTCTTGTGGAAGCGGGCCCGGAGCTGTTCGCCCTTGCGGTGGACAAAGTCGGCGGTTTTGGGGAACCGGTGTTCAAGATAGGCCTTGAGGCGGCCGAACATCGGGATTTCATCGGCCAGCAACCAGACCCCGATCAGGATGGTGAGGATGCCTTGTCCGGGGGTGATGCACATCACCAGTCCGGCCACGATGCAGAACCAACCTGCCGCGTGTTTGAGCAGAAGCTTCGTGTGTCTGTTCCGGATCAGCCGTTTCATTGGGGGATGCCTCTTGGATAAAAGGAAACCACGGAAGTGGTGGATGTGCGACCTAGCCTTTGGGCTCCAAGTGCCGCACGTCCCCACCGGTTGCGCCAAAGGGGGGATGGCGCATCCCGGTGATTCCGTGGTTTGGTGTCATAGACCCTCAAGTTCTTCCCAGCGTTCAAAACTTTTTTCGAGTTCGTGCGGAATGGCCTCGGCGCGCTCGGTGGCGGCGGCGATTTCCTCCTTCGGCTTCTGGTAGAAGGCCGGGTCGGTCATGGCTTGCTGGAGTTCTTCCAGCTCGGCCTCCAGTTCCTCGATCCGTTTCGGCAGGTTCTTCAGTTCCTCCCGCTCCTTGTTGGAGAGTTTGCGGGTTGCTTTCTTTTTTTCGGATGGCTTTTGACTTTCGGCCTGCGACTTTTCGACCTGCGACCTTTGGGAGAGCCAATCGTCATAGCCTCCCGCGTATTCGCCGATTTTACCGTTGCCCTCGAACACCATGGTGCTGGTCACCACATTGTTCAGGAAGGAGCGGTCGTGGCTGACGAGCAGCAGCGTGCCCTCATAGTTGGCCAGCAGTTCCTCGAGCAGTTCGAGCGTCTCCACGTCGAGGTCGTTGGTGGGTTCGTCGAGCACCAGTACGTTCGAGGCCTTGGTGAACAGCTTGGCCAGCAACAGGCGGTTGCGTTCGCCGCCGGAGAGTACCTCGACCTTCTGGCGGGCGCGGTCGGGCGCGAACAGGAATTCCTGCAAATAGCCCAGCACGTGCTTCTTCACGCCGCCGATGTCGATCACGTCGTCGGCCGTGACGTTTTCGGCGACCGACTTGGAATCGTCCAGCGCGGCGCGGTGCTGGTCGAAGTAGGCCACCTGCAGTTTGGTTCCATGGTCGACCGTTCCGGTTTTGGGATGCAGGTCGCCCAGCAGGAGCTTGATCAGCGTCGACTTGCCGCAACCATTGGGGCCAATGATGCCGATCTTGTCGCCGCGCATGATTTCCACATCGAGGTCTTGAACGATCGGAAGCCCGCTGTAGTCGTAGGAGACATTCCCGGCGGTGATCACCTTGCGGCCGGAAACACCGGCCTCGACCACCTGCATGTTGACGGTGCCGGTGCGCTCGCGCCGCTGGCTGCGCTCGTTGCGCATCTGTTCCAGCGCCCGGACACGGCCCTCGTTGCGGGTGCGGCGCGCCTTGATGCCTTTGCGGATCCAGACCTCCTCCTGCGCCAGTTTCTTGTCGAACTGCGCCCACTGTTCGGCCTCGCCGTCGAGCAGGGCCTGCTTGCGCTTGAGATAGGTGTCGTAGTCGCACGCCCACGAATGCAGGTTGCCGCGGTCGAGTTCGAGGATGCGCGTGGCCAGCTTGCGCACGAACGAGCGGTCGTGCGTCACGAAAACCAGCGTGCCCTTGTAGCGTTGCAGAAAGTTTTCCAGCCACTGGATCGATTCGATGTCGAGGTGGTTGGTCGGCTCGTCCAGCACCAGGATGTCCGGTTCGCACACCAGGGCCTGCGCCAGCAGCGCGCGGCGTTTCTGGCCTCCGGAGAGTTCGTTGAACTTGAGGTGGTTTTCCAGCGAGACCAGCGAGACCGCCTTATCGACGGCCTGGTGCGAAACATAGTCGTCGTGCGGGTCCTCCAGCCCCTGGAAGGCGAGATCTTCGACCGTGAGCGAAATGTTGCCCGGCACGTTTTGCCGCAGCCGCCGCACCTTCAAGCCGGGCAGGCGGATGATTTCGCCCGCGTCGGGTTCAATGTCGCCGTTGACGATTTTCAGCAACGTCGATTTGCCTTCGCCGTTGCGGCCGACCAGGCAGATGCGTTCGCCGCGCTCGATCTGCAACGTTGCGTCGTTGAGCAGCGGCGCCGCGCCGAATGCCTTGTGGATATTCTGTAAACTCAATAGTGCCATGTTTCGTCCCAACTAAATCGAAGCGCGCAGTATCCAGATTTTGCCCAAGTTGGAAAGGAAGAAAGTTTGTAGTTCCGCCTTTAGGCGGCTCTGCTGTATAAGTGGCTCATGGCCATCGAGAAATACAGGTTGCCGTTGCTGGATGTGGAGGGCGTGCTGCCGATCCTCAACAAGATTGCGGTTCTGGGCGGATTGGACGACGCCCAGCTCTACACGGTTTTCCGCATGCTGGAAACCGAGCACTACAACAAGGGCGAGTTCATCTTCCGGCAGGGCGATGCCCCGAGCCATATCCGCATTGTCCGTTCGGGGAAGGTGCGGATGGTGGAAAACGTGGACGGCACCGCGATGGAACTGTGCGAGTTCGGCCCCGGGGACTGTTTCGGCGAGACCTCGGTGATTGCGATCCACACGCACACGGCGAGCGCCTTGGCCGTCGAAGAGACGGAACTGCTGGTGATTCCGCGGGAAAAACTGTTTGCCTTGTACGACTCAGACCCCAAACTGTTTGGAATGTTGGCGCTCAACATTGCGCGCGAGGCGTGCCGGCGCCTCAACAAGACCGAGGATATCATGCTGCACTATGCGCTGGGTAGAAAGTCTGAAAACGGTTGGAAGCAAAATGATTGAATGCAAAATGTTGAACATTCGATGCGTTAAGGCCGTTCAACATTTTGCATTGAATGATTTTGCCAAAATAATGGATAGGTAGAGAGGTAGGACATGAAAATTCGTTTGCTGTTTGGTTTGCTGTTGGTTTGCGCGGGTGCTGTTTTCGCCTCGCCGAAGTCCATATTGCTGGTGGCGGGCAAGCCGAGCCACGGGGCGGGGGAGCACGAATTCCCTTCCAGTTGCGATGTGCTCGCCAAGGCGCTGAACGAATCCGGGCTGAACCTGAAGGCGACCGTTCACTACGAATCATGGCCGGACAGCGATAAACTGGCCAAGGTCGATGCGGTGGTGGTCTACTGCGACGGCAACAAGGATCATTTGTTGCTGGGCAAGGAGTCAGAGCTGCTGGCGCTCTCCAACCGCGGGATTGGTATTGTGTTCCTGCACTATGCCCTCGACGGCATGCCCGGCTTGCTCGACGAAACGATCTTGAAAGTGGTCGGTGGCTATTACGTGGACAAGGTCTCGCAGAATCCGCTCTGGACCATGAAGAACCCGGTTATCGTGAAGCATCCGGTTACGCGGGGCGTGAAGCCGTTCGAGCTGAAGGAGGAGTGGTACTACAACCTCCGGTTCGGGGATGTGAAACCGCTCTTCCAGGCCGTGCCGCCGGAAGAGGAGCAGGCGCATACGCTGGCCTGGGTGTATGGAGAAAATGTCTTTGGTTTCACCGGAGGCCATTTCCACAGTAGCTGGGGCCAGCCCGACTACCGCAGGCTCATCCTCAACGCCATCGTCTGGTCGGTCGGGCTCGAAGTGCCGGAGGACGGGGTTGTGTCGGCCGACCCGATCGTCGTGAAAAACGAAACCATCCTGCATGCCATCGCCAAAGGCGATCCGGTCGATACACTCAACCATTTGCTGCTCGGTGCGGACGTGAACGAAAAAAACAAGCAGGGCTGGACTCCGCTCCACTTTGCATCGGTGCGCGGCAAGACCGAATGCGCCGAGGTTTTGATTGCCAAGGGGGCGGAGCTTAATCCGCGGACCGGCACCGAAAAAACGCCATTGCATTTTGCGGCCGAACGCGGGTTCCTCGATCTGGCGAGGGTGTTGGTCGAGGCCGGCGCCGACCTTGCCGCCAAGGACGACGAAGGCTGGAGCCCGCTCCACTATGCCGCCGAAAAGGACAAGGTCGATGTCGCCGCCTATTTCATCGAACAGGGCGCCGAGGTCGATGCGATCAGCCGCCGGGGCGGGACGCCGTTGCACGAGGCCTCAGCCTCCGCCAGCCCAGCCATGATCAACCTCCTGCTCAACAGCGGCGCCGACAAATCCATCCAGGCCACCAACGGGAAAACCCCGCTCGACTACGCGATCGAACTCGGCAACGAGCCGGCGGCGGCGTTGCTGAACTAGATGAAGCCCCGCCTCATTCGCCACCCCAATGGCAACACAGGCGGAGCCTCGCGCTCCAGTCAGAGCTTCATTGGCGGTGCGGGCTCGGTGTTGTCCTTGGCCAGGGGGACGGTTGTTTCCTGCGCTGGCTTTAGCCAGGCGTTGCGGAACGCCTCCTTTTCGCAGAGGCCGGTGCCGATCTCGCGCGCGATGGTGGAGATGAGCCTCATCTTCTTCTTGAAATAGCGCTTCGTGACCCCGATCCGGCGGGCCGAAAAGCGCGTCAGCCAGTTGTGCGGGTAGGCGTGGGTGGTCACCGAGTAGACGATGCCGGCGGGGGCGGCATCGACCACCTGGAGGTGGATGACGACATCGTAGTCGCCGAAAAACCGTTTGCCGGAGGCCCA is a genomic window of Pontiella desulfatans containing:
- a CDS encoding PGPGW domain-containing protein — its product is MKRLIRNRHTKLLLKHAAGWFCIVAGLVMCITPGQGILTILIGVWLLADEIPMFGRLKAYLEHRFPKTADFVHRKGEQLRARFHKKLP
- a CDS encoding ATP-binding cassette domain-containing protein, which translates into the protein MALLSLQNIHKAFGAAPLLNDATLQIERGERICLVGRNGEGKSTLLKIVNGDIEPDAGEIIRLPGLKVRRLRQNVPGNISLTVEDLAFQGLEDPHDDYVSHQAVDKAVSLVSLENHLKFNELSGGQKRRALLAQALVCEPDILVLDEPTNHLDIESIQWLENFLQRYKGTLVFVTHDRSFVRKLATRILELDRGNLHSWACDYDTYLKRKQALLDGEAEQWAQFDKKLAQEEVWIRKGIKARRTRNEGRVRALEQMRNERSQRRERTGTVNMQVVEAGVSGRKVITAGNVSYDYSGLPIVQDLDVEIMRGDKIGIIGPNGCGKSTLIKLLLGDLHPKTGTVDHGTKLQVAYFDQHRAALDDSKSVAENVTADDVIDIGGVKKHVLGYLQEFLFAPDRARQKVEVLSGGERNRLLLAKLFTKASNVLVLDEPTNDLDVETLELLEELLANYEGTLLLVSHDRSFLNNVVTSTMVFEGNGKIGEYAGGYDDWLSQRSQVEKSQAESQKPSEKKKATRKLSNKEREELKNLPKRIEELEAELEELQQAMTDPAFYQKPKEEIAAATERAEAIPHELEKSFERWEELEGL
- a CDS encoding ankyrin repeat domain-containing protein; amino-acid sequence: MKIRLLFGLLLVCAGAVFASPKSILLVAGKPSHGAGEHEFPSSCDVLAKALNESGLNLKATVHYESWPDSDKLAKVDAVVVYCDGNKDHLLLGKESELLALSNRGIGIVFLHYALDGMPGLLDETILKVVGGYYVDKVSQNPLWTMKNPVIVKHPVTRGVKPFELKEEWYYNLRFGDVKPLFQAVPPEEEQAHTLAWVYGENVFGFTGGHFHSSWGQPDYRRLILNAIVWSVGLEVPEDGVVSADPIVVKNETILHAIAKGDPVDTLNHLLLGADVNEKNKQGWTPLHFASVRGKTECAEVLIAKGAELNPRTGTEKTPLHFAAERGFLDLARVLVEAGADLAAKDDEGWSPLHYAAEKDKVDVAAYFIEQGAEVDAISRRGGTPLHEASASASPAMINLLLNSGADKSIQATNGKTPLDYAIELGNEPAAALLN
- a CDS encoding Crp/Fnr family transcriptional regulator, whose product is MAIEKYRLPLLDVEGVLPILNKIAVLGGLDDAQLYTVFRMLETEHYNKGEFIFRQGDAPSHIRIVRSGKVRMVENVDGTAMELCEFGPGDCFGETSVIAIHTHTASALAVEETELLVIPREKLFALYDSDPKLFGMLALNIAREACRRLNKTEDIMLHYALGRKSENGWKQND
- the uxaC gene encoding glucuronate isomerase; translation: MKKFMDADFLLHTKTAIKLYHEHAENMPIYDYHCHLPPQEVACDKQYDNIGECWLGGDHYKWRGMRTNGVAEKYCTGDASWREKFQKWAETVPQTLRNPLYHWTHLELQRYFGIDTLLGPATAEEIYEECSAKLRTPEFSAKNLMRTMKVKLACTTDDPIDDLEWHKQIAADGFEAKVLPTFRPDRAMNLSDTAVWKNYIQQLEDASELTIVSTDALLEAVDKRHAYFHSVGCRLSDHGVAYVPDAQAGSAELESVFRRALAGEAIALEEREKFEAWFLYEVGKMNHQRGWAQQFHVGVFRNNNSRLFKALGPDTGFDSIADYRQGPGLIRLLDRLDSSNQLAKTVLYNIHPGDNELMATMIGNYQDGSCPGKMQFGSGWWFLDQKDGMEKQMNALSNLGLLSRFVGMLTDSRSFLSYPRHEYFRRILCNLIGNDVENGEIPADMELLGQMVENICYNNAAEYFGIDL